One genomic region from Prionailurus bengalensis isolate Pbe53 chromosome C1, Fcat_Pben_1.1_paternal_pri, whole genome shotgun sequence encodes:
- the LOC122481707 gene encoding gamma-crystallin F-like, with amino-acid sequence MGKITFYEDRGFQGRHYECSSDHPNLQPYFSRCNSIRVDSGCWMLYEQPNYSGCQYFLRRGDYPDYQQWMGLSDTVRSCRLIPHTSSHRIRIYEREDYRGQMVEITEDCSSLHDRFHFSEIHSFQVLEGYWVLYEMPNYRGRQYLLRPGDYRRYHDWGATSARVGSLRRATEYY; translated from the exons ATGGGGAAG ATCACCTTCTACGAGGACCGGGGCTTCCAGGGCCGCCACTACGAGTGCAGCAGTGACCACCCGAACCTGCAGCCCTATTTCAGCCGCTGCAACTCCATCCGCGTGGACAGCGGCTGCTGGATGCTCTACGAGCAGCCCAACTACTCGGGCTGCCAGTACTTCCTGCGGCGCGGGGACTACCCGGACTACCAGCAGTGGATGGGCCTCAGCGACACGGTCCGCTCCTGCCGCCTCATCCCCCAC ACCAGCTCCCACAGGATCAGGATTTATGAGCGAGAAGACTACAGGGGCCAGATGGTAGAGATCACCGAGGACTGCTCCTCGCTTCACGACCGCTTCCACTTCAGTGAGATCCACTCCTTCCAAGTGCTGGAGGGCTACTGGGTCCTCTACGAGATGCCCAACTACCGGGGGCGGCAGTACCTGCTGAGACCGGGGGACTACAGGCGCTACCACGACTGGGGGGCCACGAGTGCCCGAGTGGGCTCTTTGAGGAGAGCCACGGAAtactattga
- the LOC122481706 gene encoding gamma-crystallin D, with the protein MGKITFYEDRGFQGHHYECSSDHSNLQPYFSRCNSVRVDSGCWMLYEQPNYLGCQYFLPRGDYPDYQQWMGLSDAVRSCRLIPHAGSHRIRLYEREDYRGQMVEITEDCPSLQDRLHFNEIYSLHVLEGSWVLYEMPNYRGRQYLLRPGDYRHYHDWGATSARVGSLRRVMDYY; encoded by the exons ATGGGGAAG ATCACCTTCTACGAGGACCGGGGCTTCCAGGGCCACCACTACGAGTGCAGCAGTGACCACTCCAACCTGCAGCCCTATTTCAGCCGCTGCAACTCGGTGCGCGTGGACAGCGGCTGCTGGATGCTCTATGAGCAGCCCAACTACTTGGGCTGCCAGTACTTCCTGCCGCGCGGGGACTACCCAGACTACCAGCAGTGGATGGGCCTCAGCGACGCGGTCCGCTCCTGCCGCCTCATCCCCCAC GCTGGCTCCCACAGAATCAGGCTCTACGAGAGGGAAGATTACAGAGGCCAGATGGTAGAGATCACTGAGGACTGCCCGTCTCTTCAAGACCGCTTGCACTTCAATGAGATCTACTCCCTCCACGTGTTGGAGGGCTCCTGGGTCCTCTACGAGATGCCCAACTACCGGGGACGGCAGTACCTGCTGAGGCCAGGGGACTACAGGCACTACCATGACTGGGGGGCCACGAGTGCCCGAGTGGGCTCTTTGAGGAGAGTCATGGATtactattga
- the LOC122479719 gene encoding gamma-crystallin C — translation MGKITFYEDRGFQGRCYECSSDCPNLQPYFSRCNSIRVDSGCWMLYEQPNYSGRQYFLRRGDYPDYQQWMGLSDTVRSCCLIPQTSSHRLRLYEREDHKGLMMELSEDCSCIQDRFHLSEVRSLHVLEGCWVLYEMPNYQGRQYLLRPQEYRRYHDWGAMDAKAGALRRVVDLY, via the exons ATGGGGAAG ATCACCTTCTACGAGGACCGGGGCTTCCAGGGCCGCTGCTACGAGTGCAGCAGCGACTGCCCCAACCTGCAGCCCTATTTCAGCCGCTGCAACTCCATCCGCGTGGACAGTGGCTGCTGGATGCTCTACGAGCAGCCCAACTACTCGGGCCGCCAGTACTTCCTGCGGCGCGGGGACTACCCGGACTACCAGCAGTGGATGGGCCTCAGCGACACGGTCCGCTCCTGCTGTCTCATCCCCCAG ACGAGCTCTCACAGGCTGCGACTGTATGAGAGAGAGGACCACAAAGGCCTCATGATGGAGCTGAGCGAGGATTGCTCCTGCATCCAGGACCGCTTCCACCTGAGTGAGGTCCGCTCCCTCCACGTGCTGGAGGGCTGCTGGGTCCTCTATGAGATGCCCAACTACCAGGGGCGGCAATACCTGCTGAGGCCCCAAGAATACAGGCGGTACCACGACTGGGGGGCCATGGATGCTAAGGCAGGCGCATTGAGGAGGGTGGTGGATTTATACTAA